Genomic segment of Limnohabitans sp. INBF002:
TTTTCATGGCGTGATTTTCATCCTTCGCGAAACGCGAAGGAAATTCTACGCAATAGCAATTCCTTGTTCGGTGGTTTGTTTTTATAGTCCCGCCATGTTTGATTTATCCCCTTCAAAATCATGAGCGCGTTGACAGGACTCAAAGTGGTCGAACTCGGCCAACTCATCGCCGGCCCTTTTGCCGCCAAAACGCTGGCCGACTTTGGTGCCGATGTCGTGAAGATTGAAACGCCCAAGACCGGCGACCCTTTGCGCAAGTGGCGCTTGCTCAAAGACGGCACCTCTGTGTGGTGGCAAGTGCAATCGCGCAACAAACGCTCCGTGGCGCTGGACCTGAAAGACAAGGCCGCGCAAGACATCGTGCGCCAACTGGTCAAAGATGCGGACGTGTTGATTGAAAATTTCCGCCCAGGTGCGATGGAAGGCTGGGGCCTTGGCCCCGACGAGCTGTTGGCCCTCAACCCGCGCCTCATCATGTTGCGCATCAGCGGCTACGGGCAAACCGGTCCCTACCGCGACAAGCCCGGCTTTGGCGTGGTGGCAGAGGCCATGAGTGGTTTGCGCCACCTCACCGCTGAGCCTGGCCGTGTGCCGGTGCGTGTGGGCGTGAGCATTGGCGATACCTTGGCTTCGCTGCACGGCGTGATTGGCATTTTGATGGCGCTGCAAGAGCGCCAAACAAGTGGCCAAGGTCAAGTGATTGACGTGGCTTTGTATGAGGCGGTGTTCAACTGCATGGAAAGTCTGTTGCCCGAGTACAGCGCCTTTGGCGCCGTGCGCGAAGCGGCGGGCAGTGCCTTGCCCGGTATCGCACCGAGCAATGCCTACCGTTGCCAGGACGAAGGTTATGTGTTGATTGCAGGCAACGGCGACAGCATTTTCAAACGCCTCATGCACACGATGGGCAGGGATGATTTGGGCAACGACCTCGCGTTGACCGACAACGCCGGACGCGTCAAACGCGTGGCAGAAATTGATGCCGCCATTGGTGTGTGGACCGCCCAACGCACGGTGGCGCAGGTGCTGGAGGCGTTGGACCAAGCTGCCGTGCCCGCCGGCCGCATCTACACCGTGGCCGACATTGCGGCAGACCCGCATTACCAAGCGCGCGGCATGATTCAACACGTGCAGATGGACGACGGCACATCTCTGGCTGTGCCCGGCATCATTCCCAAACTCTCACGCACGCCAGGCAGCCATCGCCGCAACGCGCCCACCATTGGCCAAGACACAGATGCGGTGCTCAACGAAATTGGTTTGACGCCCACACAAATTCAAGCCCTCAAAGACAAAGGCATCGTCGCATGACACGTATTTATTTCAACGAAGTCGTCACCCGAGACGGCTTCCAAATCGAACCCAACTTCATCGCCACCGACGACAAAATTGCGCTCATCGACGCACTCAGTCAATGCGGCTACGCCAAGATTGAATCCACTTCCTTCACGTCACCCAAAGCCATTCCCATGCTGCGCGATGCCGAAGAAGTGATGGGACGCATCACCCGCGTGCCTGGCGTTGAGTACACCGTGCTGGTGCCCAATTTGCGCGGCGCCGAACGTGCGCTCGAATCACGTGCGGATGAGCTTAACTTGGTCATGTCCACATCTGAGACGCACAACCTTGCCAATTTGCGCATGACGCGCGAGCAGAGCTTTGCGTCTTTGGCCGAGGTGGTGCGTCATGTGGATGGCCGAACGCCGATCAACGTGTCGTTGTCGACGTGCTTTGGTTGCCCGATGGAGGGCGATGTACCTCAGGCGGTGGTGGAGCAGTTCGCGCAACGCTTTGCCGATTTAGGCGTGCGTGGCCTCACCATTTGCGACACCACGGGCATGGCGCATCCAGCGCAAGTGAGCCGCATGGTGGAGGCGTTGCAGCAGCAACTGCCGCATACGCAACTCACGCTGCACTTTCACAACACGCGCGGCATGGGCTTGGCCAATGTGCTGGCGGCAGTGCAAGGCGGCATTACCCGTTTGGATGGCTCATTAGGCGGTTTGGGTGGGTGTCCGTATGCACCGGGTGCAAGTGGCAATATTTGCAGTGAAGATGCTATTCACATGCTGGATGCCATGGGCTACGACACAGGCATTGACCTCACGAAGTTGCTGAACGTGGCGCGCCATTTGCCCGCCATCGTGGGTCACGATGTGCCAGGCCAAGTGGCCAAAGCTGGGCGCATCACCGACCTGCACCCAGCACCCGCTTATGTGTCTGAACTCAAAGGGCCCGCCGCATGATTGACCACCTCGACCATCTGGTGTTGACCACTTTCAACGAAGACGCCTGTGTGGACTTTTACACCCGTGTGATGGGCATGACGTTGGAAAGTTTTGTGGGCGGCACACCCCCTGTCACGCGCCAAGCCTTGAAGTTTGGTAACCAAAAAATCAACTTGCATGTGCGTGGCAAAGAGTTTGAGCCCAAAGCCCATCTGCCTGTGCCGGGCGCGCTGGACTTGTGTTTCATTGCCTCGATACCACTGGACAACGTGATCGCCCAACTGAACGCTGCGAACTGGCCCATTGTGGAAGGCCCCGTCATGCGCACGGGCGCCACTCAAAAAATCAGGTCGGTGTATGTGCGCGACCCAGATTTGAATTTGATCGAAATTTCAGAGTTGGCGTAAGACCAACCTATTCCAACAAGAAGGAGACGCCGCATACATTGGTCGTTCCGACGCCACCGGTCGGCAGCACCGACTTCACGGCACGGTGGACTTGCACATCACCACCCCTGCATCGGTGGTGAGCCACATCAAGTCTGGACGTTTGCGTGCGTTGGCCGTCACCAGTGCCAAGCGTTTGCCGTCGTTGCCCGATGTCCCAACGGCCACTGAGGCAGGCTTGAAAGGCTATGACCTGGATTCATGGTTTGCCTTGTACGCGCCTGTCGGCACACCAGCATCCATCGTGCAACAGCTCAATGCGGAAGTGAATAAGATTTTGCAGATGCCAGAAGTGCGCAAGAAGGCCGAAGATTCCGGCACCTCGGTCGAGGCCTTCACGCCTGCACAGTTAGGCGAATTCACCCGCAAAGAGTTGGACTATTGGGGCGGTGTCATCAAGTCAGCCAAGATCACGGCTGACTGATGTCCTTATTCGATGCGAATGCCTGCAGCCTTGACCAGCTGAGCTGCGGCAAGGGTTTCTGCATCTAAATATTTTTCAAATGCATCTTGCTGCATCGGCATGGCTGCGGCACCCAGTTTTTCAAGACGGTCTTTCACATCAGGCATGGCCAGTACGCTCATCACACCTGCATGCAGTTTTTGCACGATAGGTTTGGGTGTTTTGGCTGTCACGAACAAACCCACCCAGAAGGTGTAGGCCGCGTTTGCAAAGCTTGCCTCTGCGATGGATGGCACATTGGGCAGCAATGGCGAACGCTGTGCTGTGCTCACGGCCAAGGCTTGTAGACGGCCACTTTGAATCAAGGGCAGCGCTGACACCAGCGGGGCAAAGAACCAGTCGATGCGGCCCGATGCAGTTTCGGTCAATGCCTCCGGCGTACCGCGGTAGGGCACATGCTGGGCTTGAATACCGGCCACCACACGGAACTTTTCGGCATTCATGTGCGTGGCTGAACCATTGCCTGCAGAGGCGTAGTTCAGGACGCCGGGCTGAGCCTTGGCTTTGGCCACCAGGTCGGCCACATCTTTATAGCCCTTGCTGGGTGACACCACGATCACGTTAGGCAAGCTCGCCAGTGGGCTGATGCCGTCAAAGTCTTTCAGTGTGTCATAGCTGAGCTTGGGGTACAGCGCTGGGTTGACCACATGACCTGAGCTGTGAACCAACATGGTGTAGCCATCGGCTGGTGCCTTGGCCACCAGCGCTGCGCCCACGGTGCCACCTGCACCCGTTTTGTTGTCGATGACGATTTGTGCACCCAAGAGGGGGCCGAGCTTTTCAGCCACGCTACGCGCAATCACGTCCGTACCGCTGCCTGCTGTGAAGGGCACAACAAAGGTGATGGTTTTGTCTTTGGGCCATTCGGATTGTGCAAAGCTGGGCAGTGCAGAGCTGGCTGCCAAAGTCGTGGCCCATTGCAAGCTCTGTCGACGTGTGAAGGGTGTGGTGTGCATGGTTTTGTCTCCTGTTGTTTTTGATTGAGTTAAACGGCGGGGGGATCAAACGGCATAGCCAACAAGATCCGCGCTTCTTGTTGGGTGTGGTTGATGACCTGCCGTTTCTCGCCCGGCGCAAAACGGCATGAGTCGAAGGCATGTAGCACTTCGCGTGTTTCCACGCCGTCGAGTTCGCTCACGAGTGTGAGTTCGCCTTGCAACACCACGTAGTGTTTTTCAATGGGTGATCCGTCCAGTGTGGTGTGGCCACCTGGTTTCAAGATCGACATGCCCATCCAGAGTTGAACGGCGGGGCCCGCTTCGCGTCCTTGTAGACGCAAACATTGCATGTCAAAGTGATTGGGCGCCACGTACTCGGGCGCTTGGTTGAGTCGGGTAATGTTCATATGATGGGCTCTGCGTTCTAAGGGTTAAAGACCACGCGGCGGTTGGCGCCGCTCAACACTTCTTTGTAAACCGCCAATACTTGGTCGAGTGAGAACACCGCGTCCGAGCTCACTTCAAAGGGGTGCAGTGTGCCCGCCTCAAAACCAGCGCGCATGGCTTGCATGCGTTCGTTGGTTTCAATGCAATTGAGCGCCAAGGTGTCGATGCCCACATAGGTGTGCATGCCACGGTAGAACGTGAAGATGTCAAATGGCACAGGGCGCTCGAGGGTGGAAATGAAGATTTGTGTCGCGCCTTTAGCCATGGCTTTGTTGGCCGCTTCAAAGTAGGGGCTCCCCACGGTGTTGAACACGATGTGTGCGCCTTTGCCGTCACTGAGTTCACGTATGCGAGCGGTCACATCTTCTGTTTTGGCGTCGATGGTGTGCACGCCTTCAGATGGGCCATCCCACTCGCCAGAACCGCGTCGAACCGCAATCACATTGGCACCGGCTTGTACGGCTAGTTGCACGGCGGCTTGGCCGACTTTGCCGTTGGCACCCATGACCGCCACGGTTTGTCCGCGTTGCGGCATGCCGCTGCGACGAAAACCTTCATAGGCGGTGATGAAGGGGACCCCCACTGAGCCTGCTTCTTCAAAACTCAAATTCTTCGGTTTTTCGCGCAAGGCCGCTTCGGGCAGCACCAGCCAACCAGCGTGCGAACCATCGCGTGTGATGCCCACATCGCCACCCGAGCCCCACACCTCTTTGCCTACCCATGCACTGGGGCCGTCCACCACCACACCTGCAAAGTCGCGGCCAGGCGTGCGCGGAAATACGGCTTGCGGCATGATGCCGAGCGCCGCTTTGACATCGCTGGGGTTCACACCTGCGCTGCGCACGCGCACCAAAGCTTCGCCTTTTTGCAATGTTGGGGGTGTTTGCTTTTCAAGGGTGGGCGCCAGTTCATCGGCTGAGGCGGCTTTGGCGTTCACGCGTACGGCGCGCAAGACTTCTTTTTGAATCGACATTTCCTGTGTTCCTTCTTTGTATCAAGTGCGGCTGGACAAGTTCAGCATCGCGCGTGCTTCGCGTGGGTTAGCCAATTCGCCCCCCAAGTCATGGATGATGCGTTTGGCTTTGGTCACCAACTCGGCATTGCTTTTGGCCAACACGCCTTTTTCCAAATAGATGTTGTCTTCCATGCCCACACGCACATGCCCACCTGCAAACCAAGCTTGCGCGACGATGGGGAATTCAAATCGGCCAATGCCAAAGGCGGACCAAATGGCACCTGCAGGCAGCAAGCTGCGGGCATAGAGCAAGGTTTCGGGTGAGGGTGAAAAACCGTACTTCACACCCGTTACAAAAGTCCACATGCCGGGGCCTTCGAGCGTGCCATCGGCAATCAGGTCGCGTGCCAAATGCATGTCACCGGAGTCAAAAATTTCAAGCTCCGGCTTGACGCCTGCCTCGCGCATGATCTTGGCCATGATGCGCACGTTGCGCGGGGTGTTGATCACCACATCGCCACCTGAGTTCATGGTGTTGAGGTCCAGCGAGCACACATCGGGTTTGAGAATGCGCACATGTTCTACGCGCTTTTCGGGTTGTACCAAGGTTGACCCTGGTGCAGCAACGCGTGGGTCTTCCACGCTAGGAATAAAACGCCCACCAGGACCGGTGGTGAGGTTGATGATCAGCTCGGGGTTGGCGCGGCGCACTTTGTCAAACACTTCGCGGTAGAGCTCTAGCTCCATGGATGGTTTGCCTGTCTTGGGGTCGCGCACATGGATGTGCACGGCGGCGGCACCGGCTTCTGCCGCTGACAAACATTCATCAGCGATCTGTGTTGGTGTGACAGGCAGATGCGGAGTTTGGTCAGGCGTCGTGATGTTGCCGGTGACGGCACAGGTGAGAAATGTTTTTTGGCTCATGTCAGTTTTACTTTTCAATCAAAGGTGGCGACCACCGTCGACCACGATGCGTGTGCCTGTGACATAACGCATGGTGGTGGCGCATGCTTGCACCACTGCGGCCACATCGTCCACGGTGCCAATGCGGCGCAGTGGAATGGTGGGGGCTACTTTGTCGTTGAAGTCAGCACCTCTGCCCGGTACAAAGGTGGAGTCCACCACACCGGGCGAGACCGAGATCACGCGCACGTTAGGCGCAAAAGCTTTAGCCAATGCGTCGCCCACCACGTCGATGCTCGCCTTGGCTGCGACGTAGGCCAAGTTGCTGCCTGTGCCTGTGAAACCTGCGATCGAGGAGATGTTGACGATCAAGCCGTCCTCTGACTTTTTGAGCAAAGGCATGAAGGCTCGGATGGTGGCGATCACGCCACGAAAGTTGACTTTCAAGATGTCGTCGATCAGTTCGTCGGTCAGAGCGTCTAGGTCGTTGGCAGGCACGGCTTTGGTGTAGCCCGCGCTGTTGACGAGGATGTGGACCACGCCGTACAGTGCCGCTACCTGGTCGGCAACGGCTTGGAGCGAGGCGCTGTCGGTGACTTGCGCTTTAAAAGTCAGGTGACCTGAGCCAGGCAGAGCTGCCGCTTTGGCTGCTGCTGATTCGGGCGCTTCAGAGTTGTAGAGCAACACACAGCGCGCGCCAAGTTTGGCCAAGCGGTGTGCGCTGGCCAAACCAATGGCGCCAGTACCACCGGTGATGACGGCGACACTGCCGGTCAATGAGTCTGTGGGTTCAAAGTGGGAGGTCATAGTGTTCTAGTTCTTCGGGGTAAAAAATCAAGGAATGGGGGGGTGGGGAAAAGTCATCTCGCCCGCCACCAAGTGAAAGTCGTGCGTCAAATGGGCTTGGCGTTGGCCATTGACAGTGCGTTCTTCATATTGGCCCACCAGCGGTGCGGTGACACCAAACACAGGATCGCTGGTGAGGTTGTCATCACCATCGGCAAACACTTGCGTGATGAGCACTTTGTGACCTGGCGTGGACACCATGAAATGCAAATGGGCCGGCCGGTTGGGGTGGCGCAGCTGAGCGCGCAATAAGTCGCCGCAAGGGCCGTTGGTAGGCACGGGGTAGCCAGCAGGACGCACAGTTTTGAAAAAGTAGGCACCGCGTGCATCGGTTTTGAAACGACCGCGCAGGTTCATGTTTTCTTGCGTGTCGTCTTGATTTTCGTACAGCCCCACGGGTGAGGCGTGCCATACGTCGACGGTTGCATTGGGCAACGGTTGTCCCTCCTTGTCGTACACAACACCGCGAACTTCCAGCGGCGTGCCCTGCGTGCTGCCGCGTGCAATGCTGTCACCGCTTTGGCAGAAGGGCGCATTGGCACGCCAAAAGGGGCCAAGCAAGGCGGCGTGTGAGGCGGCCTCTTTTGCAGCTGGGTGATCGCGTTGTAGATGGTTGGCTGGGTTGTTCAATAGCGCGACCAAAGAAGATACGCCCAATAGGTCGGCAGCCAAAATGACTTCGTTGGTTTTTTCACCCGTGGCTTTTCCGATGTCGATCAAGAACTTCACAGCTCGTTCAAATTCTTCTTCGGTGACCTTTGTCTCAAGAATGAACGCATGCAAGTGCGAGGTGAGCGAGGCCATCAGTTCACGCAGGCGCGGATCGGGTGTGTGAGACATGGCTTCAATCACCAAAGGCAAGATCGACTCAGGTGTGGTGGGTAGTGTGAGCTTGGTGTTTGACATACAGCAACAAGTCTTAAGCGGCGCGACCCAGCATGCGCAGTGCGTTGCGACTTTCGATGGCCGTGAGGTCGTTCATGCTGAAGCCCATGGCCATGAGACCTTTCACATGGTCGAGCGAGGTGCGGTAAGGGAAGTCTGTGCCAAACACCACCTGCGACACATCGACTAAATTCAAGAGGGATAGCAACGCGCCTGGGTGCGACGCTTGTGCTGTGTCGTAGTAAAAGCTGCGCAAGGTGGGCAGCACTTGGTCGCTGGGCAAGATCTTGCCAAAGTTGGCATTGAGCTTGGGCAACATGACGAGTCGCTCGACCAAGAACGGCATGGTGCCGCCTGCATGCGAGAAGATGAACTTGATGTCTTTGCAGCGCGTGGCCGTGCCGCTGAAGAGCAAACTGGTGATGGTGCGCGTGGTGTCTGTGGCGAATTCAATCGTTGAGCCAGGCACGCCCTCTTGCAAGTTTTGACAGCATTGGGTGTTGGACGGATGGGTGTAGACGATGAGCTTGCGGCGGTTGATTTCGTCCATGATGGGCGCAAACGCTTTGTCGCCTAACCACTTGCCGTTGTAGCTGGTAAGCATGGCAATGCCGTTGGCTTTGAGCACATCGCAGCTGTAGGCAATCTCAGCCAGTGCGCCATCCACATCAAGCATGGGCAGCGTGGCAAAGAAGCCAAACTGGTTGGGGTAGTCGCGGGCCAGTTGTGCGCCGTACTCGTTGCTGATGCGTGCCATGCTGCGCATGGTGGCGACATCACCAAAACCAGCGGCGGGGGTGGTGGGCGAGGTGAGGGTGTAGGTCACGCCGGCTTTGGCCATGTCGTCCATGGTTTTGTTGAGCGACCAGTTGCGTGCGGGGGGCTCGGCCAGTTTGCGCGCTTCTAGCTCTTTCAAGAACGCGGGTGCCCACACATGGTGATGCACGTCGACCAAGGCACGTTTGGCAACGGCGGGCAAGGGCGCGTCTTTGGATGTGGTGGCGCACGAAGGCAACACGGTGGCGGCAGTGGCTGTAAGCAGGCCTGTCAAAAAGCTGCGGCGTGGCGCGCAGTGGTTACAAGAACTGTCGGTGGTGGTGTGAAACATCGAAGCCTCCTAGGTGTTTGATTTACTGTGTGAAGTCCACACGCGTGGCTAACTTCTTGTTCATCGCAATTTCGTCAGCGATGACTTTGCTGAACTCGGCAGAGCTAGAGCCCACGGTGGTAAAACCTTGTTCTGCAAACGCGCGTTTGATGTCTGGGTCTTCCAAGAGTTTGTTGACTTCGGTGCGCATGCGTACAACCTGCTCGGCAGGCACGCCCGCAGGAAACCAAAAACCGTACCAAGGGGTGTAAACAAAGCCCTTCACTGCCGCTTCATCAATGGTGGGCACATCAGGCAATTCACTCCAACGTTTGCGTGCGGTGATGGCCAAGGCCTTGAGCTTGCCTGACTTGACCAAAGGCAGCACGGCGGTGGGCGCACCAATGACAAAGTCAATGCGGCCTGCCACTAAATCGTTGAGCGATTGGCTCACGCCCTTGAAGGGCACGTGGGTCATCTTTACATCTGCGCTGGTACACAAAAACTCGGCTGCAAAGTGCATCACGTTGCCCACACCGCCAGAACCAAAGGTGTACTTGCCAGGGTTGACTTTGGCATCGGCCAGCAACTCTTTCAAGTTTTTCACGGGCAGGTCAGGCCGTGCGGCCACTACAAAACCCACGCTGTTGGCAACTAACGTGATGGGCGCGAAATCTTTGATGGGGTCGTAGGGCAAGCTGGCCGACACAACGGGCAAGCTGGCGTGGCTGGACGAGGTGTTGAGCATCGTGTAGCCATCGGGTGCTGACTTGGCTACCACGTCGGTGCCAATGGCGCCGCCCGCACCGGCACGGTTGTCGATCACCAAGGGCTGCCCTAAGGCCTGCGACAAACGCGGGGCCAAGGTGCGGCCGATGAAATCCATCGGCCCACCCGCTGCGTAGGGGATGACCATTTTGATGGGGTGGTTGGGGTAGTCGCGTGTAGTGCTGGTTTGCGCCATGCT
This window contains:
- a CDS encoding tripartite tricarboxylate transporter substrate binding protein; amino-acid sequence: MKLINTLGALALCVGALSSMAQTSTTRDYPNHPIKMVIPYAAGGPMDFIGRTLAPRLSQALGQPLVIDNRAGAGGAIGTDVVAKSAPDGYTMLNTSSSHASLPVVSASLPYDPIKDFAPITLVANSVGFVVAARPDLPVKNLKELLADAKVNPGKYTFGSGGVGNVMHFAAEFLCTSADVKMTHVPFKGVSQSLNDLVAGRIDFVIGAPTAVLPLVKSGKLKALAITARKRWSELPDVPTIDEAAVKGFVYTPWYGFWFPAGVPAEQVVRMRTEVNKLLEDPDIKRAFAEQGFTTVGSSSAEFSKVIADEIAMNKKLATRVDFTQ
- a CDS encoding zinc-binding alcohol dehydrogenase family protein, translated to MSIQKEVLRAVRVNAKAASADELAPTLEKQTPPTLQKGEALVRVRSAGVNPSDVKAALGIMPQAVFPRTPGRDFAGVVVDGPSAWVGKEVWGSGGDVGITRDGSHAGWLVLPEAALREKPKNLSFEEAGSVGVPFITAYEGFRRSGMPQRGQTVAVMGANGKVGQAAVQLAVQAGANVIAVRRGSGEWDGPSEGVHTIDAKTEDVTARIRELSDGKGAHIVFNTVGSPYFEAANKAMAKGATQIFISTLERPVPFDIFTFYRGMHTYVGIDTLALNCIETNERMQAMRAGFEAGTLHPFEVSSDAVFSLDQVLAVYKEVLSGANRRVVFNP
- a CDS encoding SDR family oxidoreductase; the protein is MTSHFEPTDSLTGSVAVITGGTGAIGLASAHRLAKLGARCVLLYNSEAPESAAAKAAALPGSGHLTFKAQVTDSASLQAVADQVAALYGVVHILVNSAGYTKAVPANDLDALTDELIDDILKVNFRGVIATIRAFMPLLKKSEDGLIVNISSIAGFTGTGSNLAYVAAKASIDVVGDALAKAFAPNVRVISVSPGVVDSTFVPGRGADFNDKVAPTIPLRRIGTVDDVAAVVQACATTMRYVTGTRIVVDGGRHL
- a CDS encoding tripartite tricarboxylate transporter substrate-binding protein, whose protein sequence is MGRSDATGRQHRLHGTVDLHITTPASVVSHIKSGRLRALAVTSAKRLPSLPDVPTATEAGLKGYDLDSWFALYAPVGTPASIVQQLNAEVNKILQMPEVRKKAEDSGTSVEAFTPAQLGEFTRKELDYWGGVIKSAKITAD
- a CDS encoding dioxygenase codes for the protein MSNTKLTLPTTPESILPLVIEAMSHTPDPRLRELMASLTSHLHAFILETKVTEEEFERAVKFLIDIGKATGEKTNEVILAADLLGVSSLVALLNNPANHLQRDHPAAKEAASHAALLGPFWRANAPFCQSGDSIARGSTQGTPLEVRGVVYDKEGQPLPNATVDVWHASPVGLYENQDDTQENMNLRGRFKTDARGAYFFKTVRPAGYPVPTNGPCGDLLRAQLRHPNRPAHLHFMVSTPGHKVLITQVFADGDDNLTSDPVFGVTAPLVGQYEERTVNGQRQAHLTHDFHLVAGEMTFPHPPIP
- a CDS encoding amidohydrolase family protein, whose amino-acid sequence is MFHTTTDSSCNHCAPRRSFLTGLLTATAATVLPSCATTSKDAPLPAVAKRALVDVHHHVWAPAFLKELEARKLAEPPARNWSLNKTMDDMAKAGVTYTLTSPTTPAAGFGDVATMRSMARISNEYGAQLARDYPNQFGFFATLPMLDVDGALAEIAYSCDVLKANGIAMLTSYNGKWLGDKAFAPIMDEINRRKLIVYTHPSNTQCCQNLQEGVPGSTIEFATDTTRTITSLLFSGTATRCKDIKFIFSHAGGTMPFLVERLVMLPKLNANFGKILPSDQVLPTLRSFYYDTAQASHPGALLSLLNLVDVSQVVFGTDFPYRTSLDHVKGLMAMGFSMNDLTAIESRNALRMLGRAA
- a CDS encoding VOC family protein — translated: MIDHLDHLVLTTFNEDACVDFYTRVMGMTLESFVGGTPPVTRQALKFGNQKINLHVRGKEFEPKAHLPVPGALDLCFIASIPLDNVIAQLNAANWPIVEGPVMRTGATQKIRSVYVRDPDLNLIEISELA
- a CDS encoding 3-keto-5-aminohexanoate cleavage protein, which translates into the protein MSQKTFLTCAVTGNITTPDQTPHLPVTPTQIADECLSAAEAGAAAVHIHVRDPKTGKPSMELELYREVFDKVRRANPELIINLTTGPGGRFIPSVEDPRVAAPGSTLVQPEKRVEHVRILKPDVCSLDLNTMNSGGDVVINTPRNVRIMAKIMREAGVKPELEIFDSGDMHLARDLIADGTLEGPGMWTFVTGVKYGFSPSPETLLYARSLLPAGAIWSAFGIGRFEFPIVAQAWFAGGHVRVGMEDNIYLEKGVLAKSNAELVTKAKRIIHDLGGELANPREARAMLNLSSRT
- a CDS encoding hydroxymethylglutaryl-CoA lyase, with translation MTRIYFNEVVTRDGFQIEPNFIATDDKIALIDALSQCGYAKIESTSFTSPKAIPMLRDAEEVMGRITRVPGVEYTVLVPNLRGAERALESRADELNLVMSTSETHNLANLRMTREQSFASLAEVVRHVDGRTPINVSLSTCFGCPMEGDVPQAVVEQFAQRFADLGVRGLTICDTTGMAHPAQVSRMVEALQQQLPHTQLTLHFHNTRGMGLANVLAAVQGGITRLDGSLGGLGGCPYAPGASGNICSEDAIHMLDAMGYDTGIDLTKLLNVARHLPAIVGHDVPGQVAKAGRITDLHPAPAYVSELKGPAA
- a CDS encoding cupin domain-containing protein, with translation MNITRLNQAPEYVAPNHFDMQCLRLQGREAGPAVQLWMGMSILKPGGHTTLDGSPIEKHYVVLQGELTLVSELDGVETREVLHAFDSCRFAPGEKRQVINHTQQEARILLAMPFDPPAV
- a CDS encoding CoA transferase, with product MSALTGLKVVELGQLIAGPFAAKTLADFGADVVKIETPKTGDPLRKWRLLKDGTSVWWQVQSRNKRSVALDLKDKAAQDIVRQLVKDADVLIENFRPGAMEGWGLGPDELLALNPRLIMLRISGYGQTGPYRDKPGFGVVAEAMSGLRHLTAEPGRVPVRVGVSIGDTLASLHGVIGILMALQERQTSGQGQVIDVALYEAVFNCMESLLPEYSAFGAVREAAGSALPGIAPSNAYRCQDEGYVLIAGNGDSIFKRLMHTMGRDDLGNDLALTDNAGRVKRVAEIDAAIGVWTAQRTVAQVLEALDQAAVPAGRIYTVADIAADPHYQARGMIQHVQMDDGTSLAVPGIIPKLSRTPGSHRRNAPTIGQDTDAVLNEIGLTPTQIQALKDKGIVA
- a CDS encoding tripartite tricarboxylate transporter substrate binding protein; this encodes MHTTPFTRRQSLQWATTLAASSALPSFAQSEWPKDKTITFVVPFTAGSGTDVIARSVAEKLGPLLGAQIVIDNKTGAGGTVGAALVAKAPADGYTMLVHSSGHVVNPALYPKLSYDTLKDFDGISPLASLPNVIVVSPSKGYKDVADLVAKAKAQPGVLNYASAGNGSATHMNAEKFRVVAGIQAQHVPYRGTPEALTETASGRIDWFFAPLVSALPLIQSGRLQALAVSTAQRSPLLPNVPSIAEASFANAAYTFWVGLFVTAKTPKPIVQKLHAGVMSVLAMPDVKDRLEKLGAAAMPMQQDAFEKYLDAETLAAAQLVKAAGIRIE